A stretch of the Tannerella serpentiformis genome encodes the following:
- a CDS encoding four helix bundle protein — MAGKSFRELIVWERAMQLAVYAYRLTLLLPREEKFAIGDQMRRSAVSIPSNIAEGNARGPKEMVHFLQYAQGSRVELETQVEICYRVGYITEAHLRQHIELSTEVGRMISSMIKTLSKYY; from the coding sequence ATGGCTGGAAAGAGTTTCCGAGAATTAATCGTTTGGGAAAGGGCAATGCAACTGGCGGTGTATGCCTATCGCCTTACCCTGCTTCTTCCTCGAGAAGAGAAATTCGCAATCGGAGATCAGATGAGGCGCTCTGCGGTATCTATTCCCTCCAATATCGCCGAAGGGAATGCACGAGGCCCAAAAGAAATGGTGCACTTCCTACAATACGCCCAAGGATCACGCGTCGAATTAGAGACCCAAGTCGAAATCTGCTATCGAGTCGGATATATCACCGAGGCACATCTGAGACAACACATCGAACTCTCAACAGAAGTAGGACGCATGATCAGCAGCATGATCAAAACGCTATCCAAATACTATTGA
- a CDS encoding agmatine deiminase family protein, translating to MNNQKEPKANSTPESDEENLPLVVLPAEWEPQSGIQLTWPHSGTDWEPMLDEISQCYARIVREIIRFEPVMIVTPSADIVHPYIEDLDQDRIHICEVRGTNDTWARDHGGITVTNNDKPAVFNFIFNGWGMKYPANYDNQIVSEMESGQAFAPGIKVFSPPFVLEGGSIESDGCGTVLTTASCIFSKNRNERLSKDTIMGIIKGIFDADRILILENGYLEGDDTDGHVDTLARFCDPETIAYVQCTDPDDSHFDELLAMERELLALRTAEGKPYRLISLPMAEPVFDEDGYQLPATYANFLILNGAVLVPAYGNDELDEQAREVLQTAFPDREIISVDCLPLIQQGGAIHCATMQYPAGVLNVYTDDDDAESDEYSPL from the coding sequence ATGAACAATCAGAAAGAACCGAAAGCCAACTCAACGCCTGAATCAGACGAGGAGAATCTGCCGCTTGTCGTCCTCCCCGCCGAATGGGAGCCCCAAAGCGGCATACAGCTCACGTGGCCGCACAGCGGCACCGACTGGGAGCCTATGCTCGACGAGATCTCACAATGCTACGCCCGCATTGTCCGCGAAATCATCCGCTTCGAGCCCGTGATGATTGTCACCCCGAGTGCCGACATCGTCCATCCCTACATCGAAGACCTCGATCAGGATCGCATTCACATCTGTGAAGTCAGGGGCACCAACGACACCTGGGCGCGCGATCATGGCGGCATCACTGTCACAAACAACGACAAACCCGCGGTCTTCAATTTCATCTTTAACGGCTGGGGGATGAAGTATCCAGCCAACTACGACAACCAGATCGTCTCCGAGATGGAAAGCGGCCAGGCCTTCGCCCCCGGTATCAAAGTCTTTAGTCCTCCCTTCGTGCTGGAGGGCGGCAGCATTGAGTCCGATGGATGTGGCACAGTGCTTACCACCGCCAGCTGCATCTTTTCTAAGAACCGCAACGAGCGCCTGTCAAAAGATACGATCATGGGCATCATAAAGGGCATATTCGATGCTGACCGTATTCTTATTCTGGAGAACGGATACCTCGAAGGTGACGACACGGACGGCCACGTGGACACCTTGGCGCGTTTCTGCGACCCGGAAACGATCGCCTATGTACAGTGCACCGACCCAGACGACAGCCATTTCGACGAGCTACTGGCCATGGAGCGCGAACTCCTCGCCCTACGCACGGCCGAGGGGAAGCCCTACCGCCTCATTTCGCTGCCAATGGCTGAGCCTGTCTTTGACGAGGACGGCTATCAGCTGCCAGCCACGTATGCGAACTTCCTCATCCTAAACGGTGCCGTGCTGGTGCCTGCCTACGGTAACGACGAGCTGGACGAACAGGCTCGAGAGGTTCTCCAAACAGCTTTCCCCGACCGCGAAATCATCAGTGTGGACTGCCTGCCACTCATCCAGCAAGGCGGTGCCATCCATTGCGCCACCATGCAGTATCCTGCGGGCGTGCTCAACGTCTATACCGACGACGATGACGCGGAGTCGGACGAATATTCCCCTCTTTAA
- a CDS encoding ABC transporter permease — MSTLYPLPSTLYPLPSTLPLIIRREYLFRVRKKSFLLLTLLTPLLMIGMIFVPLWLASFRADDVRTVAVIDHTGRYAPLFTDTDGYRFVTTRTDDPFATLEVTDDLLRDSSAATLYSRQQIPADLSRLVNETLRQRMEHDKMAAYGIPNLEQIVRDSRVDYQIRTVKLNDDGSESTSSTQLAYIIGIVFTLAVYMFITLYGSMVMQGVSEEKTNRIVELMVSSVRPFDLMAGKIIGIGLVGLTQLLLWGVLTLVGVGAITALTGAAVTPTDTAAAPADVAQTAEWMAALSSFNLPLLLLSFAAYFVGGYLLYASLFAAIGSVIDHPEDAQQFMMPVMMVLIFALYAGIYSLDNPDGPLAFWCSLIPLTSPVVMMMRLPFDIPLWQPLLSIALLYATALGVVWLSGRIYRVGILLYGKKPNLKEIVKWIGYR; from the coding sequence ATGTCTACCCTCTACCCTCTACCCTCTACCCTCTATCCTCTACCCTCTACCCTCCCCCTGATCATCCGCCGCGAGTACCTCTTCCGCGTACGCAAGAAATCCTTCCTGCTGCTCACGCTACTCACGCCCCTGCTGATGATCGGTATGATCTTCGTGCCACTCTGGCTGGCCTCGTTCCGAGCCGATGACGTGCGCACCGTGGCCGTCATCGACCACACCGGACGCTACGCACCGCTCTTCACCGACACCGATGGCTATCGCTTCGTCACCACGCGGACCGACGACCCCTTCGCCACGTTGGAAGTCACCGACGACCTGCTCCGCGACTCCTCGGCCGCCACGCTCTATTCCCGCCAGCAAATCCCCGCCGACCTCTCGCGCTTAGTCAACGAGACGCTCCGCCAGCGCATGGAGCACGACAAGATGGCCGCCTATGGCATCCCCAACCTTGAGCAGATCGTCCGTGACAGCCGCGTGGATTACCAGATCCGCACCGTCAAGCTGAACGACGACGGCTCCGAGAGCACCTCCTCCACCCAACTGGCCTACATCATCGGCATCGTCTTCACCCTGGCCGTCTACATGTTCATCACCCTCTACGGGTCGATGGTCATGCAGGGCGTGTCGGAAGAGAAGACGAACCGCATCGTCGAGCTGATGGTCTCCTCCGTGCGGCCCTTCGACCTGATGGCGGGTAAGATCATCGGCATCGGACTCGTCGGACTCACCCAGCTCCTACTCTGGGGCGTGCTGACCCTGGTCGGCGTCGGGGCCATCACAGCCCTCACCGGCGCCGCAGTCACCCCGACCGACACCGCCGCAGCGCCCGCCGACGTGGCCCAGACGGCCGAATGGATGGCGGCGCTCAGCTCCTTCAACCTGCCGTTGCTCCTGCTCTCCTTCGCGGCCTACTTCGTGGGCGGATACTTGCTCTACGCCTCCCTCTTCGCCGCCATTGGCTCCGTGATCGATCACCCCGAGGACGCTCAGCAGTTCATGATGCCCGTGATGATGGTGCTCATCTTCGCCCTCTACGCCGGCATTTACAGCCTCGACAACCCCGACGGCCCGCTGGCCTTCTGGTGCTCCCTCATCCCGCTGACCTCGCCCGTGGTGATGATGATGCGCCTGCCGTTCGACATTCCCCTCTGGCAGCCCCTGCTATCCATCGCCCTGCTCTACGCCACAGCCCTGGGCGTGGTCTGGCTCTCGGGCCGCATTTACCGCGTCGGCATCCTGCTTTATGGCAAGAAACCGAACCTGAAGGAGATCGTAAAGTGGATCGGGTATCGATGA
- a CDS encoding epoxyqueuosine reductase QueH encodes MKQKKSPFIVPDGADRVLLHACCAPCSSAILEWMLAHGLHPTLIFCNPNIFPLEEYTKRKAELQRHALRLGVPFTDADYDHAAWRQRVRGLEHEPERGARCQMCFAVRLETVARYAHEHDFPVFTTTLASSRWKSLEQITAAGEAAAARYPGLTFWAQNWRKGGLSDRRNALIKEYNFYNQNYCGCEFSIRPESQNPSSNEQSERTESQLNA; translated from the coding sequence ATGAAACAGAAGAAATCCCCCTTTATCGTCCCCGACGGTGCCGACCGCGTGCTGCTCCACGCCTGCTGTGCACCCTGCTCCAGCGCCATCTTGGAGTGGATGCTGGCCCACGGGCTGCACCCGACGCTGATCTTTTGCAACCCGAACATCTTCCCCCTCGAGGAGTACACCAAACGCAAGGCCGAGCTCCAGCGCCACGCCCTGCGCCTCGGTGTCCCCTTCACCGATGCAGACTATGACCACGCGGCTTGGCGCCAGCGCGTCCGTGGCTTGGAGCACGAACCGGAGCGCGGCGCCCGCTGTCAGATGTGCTTCGCGGTGCGGCTCGAGACCGTGGCCCGCTACGCACACGAACACGACTTCCCCGTCTTCACCACCACCCTCGCCTCGTCGCGTTGGAAGAGCCTCGAGCAGATCACCGCGGCCGGTGAAGCGGCTGCAGCGCGCTATCCGGGGCTCACCTTCTGGGCGCAGAACTGGCGCAAGGGTGGCCTCAGCGATCGCCGCAACGCACTGATCAAGGAATACAACTTTTATAACCAGAACTACTGCGGATGCGAGTTCAGCATCCGACCAGAGTCGCAAAACCCCTCATCCAATGAACAATCAGAAAGAACCGAAAGCCAACTCAACGCCTGA